GACAATCGAGGAGAACAAGCTTCACAAACATTCGTCTTGGCCACACAAGTCCAAGACTTGGGGGCAACTGTTCTGGAGTGAACTCCAATCCAAAACACTGTGGCACGAGTACAAAATGGACCTTGGCTCAACGCTTTGTGGGTCCATTATCCCTGGATCAACAAGACTCCACATGGATGTAATGCAATCTAGTGCACATTCTTAATTCGATCATCACTGTCATACTATAAGGTAGGACCATCTTAGAATGCCACAACGGTCTAACCACCTTGATGGTTGTCTTTTGATATGGCCACTGTATAAAAAGTCACATTGATATTCAAATGCAAGGTATGTAATCatttttactcaaaatataTCTCACTCTCTCCAACTCTCATTGATTTTGGCGTCAAAGTGTTCGTAGGTACACTCCACCGAAAGTCGTTTTGCCATACCTCGTAATACTCAATTAACGCTAATTGTGTTCAACTGTCATTGAAGTTCTAAGTCAGTACAACTGCAACTATTAAATTGTGTTTGATTAAGAAGATTActgttttttttaacttattttatttaaaaaatagttaaccAAATTGATACTtttcttaagaaaaaaatatttaattctaacatcaatattttgtgtgtgtgatagcatcaatattatatatactCACATCGTAACTGGACCTAGAGGTGGAGCTTGTTGGGCCCCAAATATTAAtcttcttaataaatataacagATATACATATACACgcacatttttaataattataattgtataTAGTATTCATTTCACAAAATAATGCATGTGTTCTATGTATATGTGGCCAATACAAGTTCGTACTAAACAACATTAttcaattgaaaattttcaaacataaaatactctataacaaataattttgaaaCAATTAGTTTATGAAAATAGATTAATTGATAAagcaaatttaattaaataaagctCTTTCGCAACACACAAAGCTTAACCTATAAGTTATTTGCAGATAAAATATGTTAACTAAATCGAAAAccagatattaaaaaaaaaaactaaatctaaaacaaatattgCCTTGAGAATAGTACTTGATATAAGCAAATGTTTGTATAggcttaaattattaaataaccttcttataatttatcttatgttaaaaataaactaaaatagtaaaataaaatatatatatatatatatatatatatataacagttttGTATTATTCTCTCTCAAGTACATCTTTACATTACAATTCTTATTTAAAGACCACTAAGCAATCCACCTACCAATAGAAGTTATAGAAAAGTGAAAAATTAAGAAATGGACATCTACTATCTACTACattcataatataatattattattactagtGTGTATGTATGTCATAAGTCTGATTTACtccataaaacaaataaaaattatgttattatttaaaataaaataaaaactattatttaattttgtgagGAAagataaattgtaaaataaaatatatagttaaactaaatgataaaattaaaagaaaatagataATTTAGTTGATAAATGTAAAGAAAAACATGTAGGAAAATATtagctaaaaaaaattaaaacatttaaaatatatcgaTTGGGAAAAAAAAACATCGAAAATACACTTACtaaaaagtatataattataacattaacacaaacaaacatTGGCGTCTTTTATTTCTCATATAGTTTTCTCATATTTCTCATTAACACAAATCAATCTGAGTTTCTCACATAGTTTCATTATATTTCTCTTTGCAATgtgatttatattttgattactAAAGTTATGGTGAAACATATGGAATATTTGATGAAAAACACAATCTATTTGTATCAGTCAAGCTTTATCCCAAAGATAAATATTCATCATAATATTACTATAACACATGAGATGGTTCGTGCAATTAAAATAATGAAGAGCTAAAAGGTCTTTATGTCAATGCTTATAGATACTAGAGTTAATGAGTTTTCTATAAGatgtcataatttttttgtaagcaTATGCTTATAGATTTAATAGGGTGATAATAGATTTAATGAGTTTTCTGTAAGCAATGCTTATAGGTACCTTTCTCAAACTCAAATTGTTACTGTTATTGACACCACCTGGAAAATCATATGACAGTGGAAATGCCCTATCAAATTCATGCTTTTGTTTGGCTTATGTCACATGAGAGGCTTTTGACAAATCATACACGACACAAATAGAACCCAACAATCTCTATTGAGTGCAATTGGTGTACGAACACTGAAGAATCTATGATCCATGTGTTGATAGATTACCCATATGCGACACAAGTATAGATTATACTTGTTCCTACTaacaaaattactaatttttactctttttcttgcataaattaaatattttacaatcttAGAGATAATATTGTAGAGTATCAGATAGTTTGGTGGCAATTTCCATCTTTATGATATCATGTTGGTACATGTGTAAATGAAGGAACAAACCAATTTTTGAAGAATGCTTTCAACGACCTATTAACCAAACTGAAACAATCATGTATCTTGTGAAAGAAATCGAGAATGGAAATCGTGTGAAGAATAATGTACATCTGTTGAGATCATAGATCATGCATGTTCGTTGAAGTTGACCatatagtaataaaataaagCTCAATTGTGATGGTACTTACAAGAGTTCTACATCCATTGTTGGATATGGAGGTCTTTTTTGGACTTATTCTGAAAATTGGATTAAGGGGTATACTCATAAAATTGGTATGTGTAATGCTCTCATTGTTGTGATATGGACAATGTTGCATGTGTTGGAGTTAGTTTGGCAAGAGAATATTACAAACCTAGTGGTTGAGAGTGACTCTAAAGTCTTAATAGATATGTTATATCAAGAGCAATTGGATGATCCTATTTTTCCAACCttaattcgtaaaataaaaaagataactcGACGGGATTGATATATCAAATTCAACTATACATACCgtgaataaaataattgtgCAGAATTGATAATAATTGGGGAGTCTGGGGGAGTTCGACATTCGGAATTAACTAAACAAGGATTCctaagagacttagacaccacatctcaacccaaaataATCTTCCCCTCAATTACGAGTCCCATCACTAGACTTGATATGTGTAATGCTCTCATTGTTGTGATATGGACAATGTTGCATGTGTTGGAGTTAGTTTGGCAAAAGAATATTACAAATCTAGTGGTTGAGAGTGACTCTAAAGTCTTAATAGATATGTTATATCAAGAGCAATTGGATGATCCTATTTTTCCAACCttaattcgtaaaataaaaaagataactcGACGGGATTGATATATCAAATTCAACTATACATACCgtgaataaaataattgtgCAGAATTGATAATAATTGGGGAGTCTGGGGGAGTCCCACATTCGGAATTGACTATTAGTAGGACCTATGGcctactttttaaaaataatttcgacaatttttttttcttcaaatttttttgataaaatgatttacaatttttgttgtctctaattttttaattaaaaataaatttgatttacaaatttttccaataaaaattattttagattttcttaacaaatttttttgatatttttctgagaaaaaaaaattgaaaaaaaaatttcaagaaaaaaactcaattaacaaaatattgattttgtgaGCACATCACTTAAAcccacaaaaaataatgaaataacaGTCGGtgctttaaaaaatttatttcaataggGGCCTAATATTAGGGGATCACTATGAGATTTTTTATGGGGCTTTGGACTTTTGGGTTTTAGTAACAACTTTACTGTTTGACAATAATGACCACTACAATCGTAATATGTTCCTCTTTAGCTACTaaattgtttttcttatatGAAATTTTGATGGTTTCTTGTTATTAAAGTTCATAAAGGCACTTATGACtttaaaaatgatgaaaatattCCTTTTTAGACACATATTCGTACCCATAATCTCTTGTTACTCTTACTTTTGTTCTTGTATTTCTCTTAGCAAATTTATAGTTTAAATATTACTcggttttctatttttacttGGTTACTTTATTCTGCTTTTTATATTTCCAATGTTTTATATTTAAGGTTTGATTCTACTATGATCACGTGTGAGTAGATCTTTTTTCTCTTGGAATTGTAGGATTTTCAATGATAGATctctaataatttatatttctttatgtCATGGGTATTAATCTTTTGATCCTCTTAGTAAGAATCATGTTTATGCTTGAATATCAAATAACATATTGAAAGGTGGATTTGATATTTGACCATAAGATTGGACGATagaatcaaatcataaaaatagattttggttATCTTGAAATCATGAATGATATATTCTCTTGCAGGATTTTGCTAAAACATCAATAATGAAAATAAGTtggttattagtttaaaatacatttttgctATTTGAAAGAAAGCATTAGTTATAATTGTTTATCTAgtttttaagagtttaacacTCATAACTTAGAGAAAGTTAGTTTTATTGTATTAATCATTGTGAAAAACTACAATCTCaatgctttatttttattgtgaattttaatatataaaaaaatcattatcaacatttattgttttagttaatCATCATAGTAAAAAGTAATTGGTACTCACAACAAAGTCCTTGTAGGATTGATAATTTTTACTACGCGATAATATCGTGCACTTGCGGTTCTATCAAAAGGTCAAGAATGAGGACTCATGGTAGTCGTATACTATTTGGGTCTAGAGAAAACAAATGTCCAAATTTCATGCAATGATCTAATGGTCGAGACCTCACTCAAAGGAGTTGTGTCAAGTACTCAAGAGACCctaaaatactaaaatgccTACCACTAATAGGATCCTTGTGGCAGTTGGAGACTAAAAAGTTATCTTTTCAAATCCCATCAATATGAATATGCGCCCACATAACGTCCCTTCATATAGAAATGACATCACCATAACTTTTGAAAATCCTGCTTGGCAGACCTAGACCTCCAGATTGTTGGGAGTAATAAACctaaatatctttaaaatatcttagaattatatttatatttaaatgtttatatttaagattagaTATCATTagaatattctttaaaaaaaacctaCATATTTTCTCTTTTCCTTTTTTAAGGATATGATTTAGCAATATGTTATGAGGATGTGATGATATAGAAATATGTTATTGTATTACAATTTAACTCTATATATAGAACTATGAATAAAAGTTTATGACATAAAATTTTAcacaaaaaaaagatatttttatactaACTATATAACGTATACTTTCGCAAATACAAACAACACAAAAGTTAATGATATACAATATTGATTACAATCAACTTAATCCAAAGATGACTCGTCACATGTTACGACAATCGAGGAGAACAAGCTTCACAAACATTCGTCTTGGCCACACAAGTCCAAGACTTGGGGGCAACTGTTCTGGAGTGAACTCCAATCCAAAACACTGTGGCACGAGTACAAAATGGACCTTGGCTCAACGCTTTGTGGGTCCATTATCCCTGGATCAACAAGACTCCACATGGATGTAATGCAATCTAGTGCACATTCTTAATTCGATCATCACTGTCATACTATAAGGTAGGACCATCTTAGAATGCCACAACGGTCTAACCACCTTGATGGTTGTCTTTTGATATGGCCACTGTATAAAAAGTCACATTGATATTCAAATGCAAGGTATGTAATCatttttactcaaaatataTCTCACTCTCTCCAACTCTCATTGATTTTGGCGTCAAAGTGTTCGTAGGTACACTCCACCGAAAGTCGTTTTGCCATACCTCGTAATACTCAATTAACGCTAATTGTGTTCAACTGTCATTGAAGTTCTAAGTCAGTACAACTGCAACTATTAAATTGTGTTTGATTAAGAAGATTActgttttttttaacttattttatttaaaaaatagttaaccAAATTGATACTtttcttaagaaaaaaatatttaattctaacatcaatattttgtgtgtgtgatagcatcaatattatatatactCACATCGTAACTGGACCTAGAGGTGGAGCTTGTTGGGCCCCAAATATTAAtcttcttaataaatataacagATATACATATACACgcacatttttaataattataattgtataTAGTATTCATTTCACAAAATAATGCATGTGTTCTATGTATATGTGGCCAATACAAGTTCGTACTAAACAACATTAttcaattgaaaattttcaaacataaaatactctataacaaataattttgaaaCAATTAGTTTATGAAAATAGATTAATTGATAAagcaaatttaattaaataaagctCTTTCGCAACACACAAAGCTTAACCTATAAGTTATTTGCAGATAAAATTGGTTAACTAAATCGAAAAccagatattaaaaaaaaaaactaaatctaaaacaaatattgCCTTGAGAATAGTACTTGATATAAGCAAATGTTTGTATAggcttaaattattaaataaccttcttataatttatcttatgttaaaaataaactaaaatagtaaaataaaatatatatatatatatatatatatatataacagttttGTATTATTCTCTCTCAAGTACATCTTTACATTACAATTCTTATTTAAAGACCACTAAGCAATCCACCTACCAATAGAAGTTATAGAAAAGTGAAAAATTAAGAAATGGACATCTACTATCTACTACattcataatataatattattattactagtGTGTATGTATGTCATAAGTCTGATTTACtccataaaacaaataaaaattatgttattatttaaaataaaataaaaactattatttaattttgtgagGAAagataaattgtaaaataaaatatatagttaaactaaatgataaaattaaaagaaaatagataATTTAGTTGATAAATGTAAAGAAAAACATGTAGGAAAATATtagctaaaaaaaattaaaacatttaaaatatatcgaTTGGGAAAAAAAAACATCGAAAATACACTTACtaaaaagtatataattataacattaacacaaacaaacatTGGCGTCTTTTATTTCTCATATAGTTTTCTCATATTTCTCATTAACACAAATCAATCTGAGTTTCTCACATAGTTTCATTATATTTCTCTTTGCAATgtgatttatattttgattactAAAGTTATGGTGAAACATATGGAATATTTGATGAAAAACACAATCTATTTGTATCAGTCAAGCTTTATCCCAAAGATAAATATTCATCATAATATTACTATAACACATGAGATGGTTCGTGCAATTAAAATAATGAAGAGCTAAAAGGTCTTTATGTCAATGCTTATAGATACTAGAGTTAATGAGTTTTCTATAAGatgtcataatttttttgtaagcaTATGCTTATAGATTTAATAGGGTGATAATAGATTTAATGAGTTTTCTGTAAGCAATGCTTATAGGTACCTTTCTCAAACTCAAATTGTTACTGTTATTGACACCACCTGGAAAATCATATGACAGTGGAAATGCCCTATCAAATTCATGCTTTTGTTTGGCTTATGTCACATGAGAGGCTTTTGACAAATCATACACGACACAAATAGAACCCAACAATCTCTATTGAGTGCAATTGGTGTACGAACACTGAAGAATCTATGATCCATGTGTTGATAGATTACCCATATGCGACACAAGTATAGATTATACTTGTTCCTACTaacaaaattactaatttttactctttttcttgcataaattaaatattttacaatcttAGAGATAATATTGTAGAGTATCAGATAGTTTGGTGGCAATTTCCATCTTTATGATATCATGTTGGTACATGTGTAAATGAAGGAACAAACCAATTTTTGAAGAATGCTTTCAACGACCTATTAACCAAACTGAAACAATCATGTATCTTGTGAAAGAAATCGAGAATGGAAATCGTGTGAAGAATAATGTACATCTGTTGAGATCATAGATCATGCATGTTCGTTGAAGTTGACCatatagtaataaaataaagCTCAATTGTGATGGTACTTACAAGAGTTCTACATCCATTGTTGGATATGGAGGTCTTTTTTGGACTTATTCTGAAAATTGGATTAAGGGGTATACTCATAAAATTGGTATGTGTAATGCTCTCATTGTTGTGATATGGACAATGTTGCATGTGTTGGAGTTAGTTTGGCAAGAGAATATTACAAACCTAGTGGTTGAGAGTGACTCTAAAGTCTTAATAGATATGTTATATCAAGAGCAATTGGATGATCCTATTTTTCCAACCttaattcgtaaaataaaaaagataactcGACGGGATTGATATATCAAATTCAACTATACATACCgtgaataaaataattgtgCAGAATTGATAATAATTGGGGAGTCTGGGGGAGTCCGACATTCGGAATTGACTAAACAAGGATTCataagagacttagacaccacatctcaacccaaaataATCTTCCCCTCAATTACGAGTCCCATCACTGGACTTGATCCAAGTCCTTTTTGCTCCCCAATCAAGCCAAATCAGGCTCTGATACCgccacatctcaacccaaaaccttaagacATTAGGAttatgggtcattctccttatatatccaatatagcctTCATTCCTAGTCAATGTgagactaaccactcataattgaattccaacaagttgtttattaattattttagttttgtttttctttgggCTTTTAGGCctcttttgtaaaaaaacaaaactattgACATCTCCTATATTATTATTCTGACATATATCTTTTGACCTTCacttttttgtgttttgttttacaCAATAATTTCTTTCGCAAtgtatacaatattttttttttattgaatatacaATAGAGATTTTTAGCTGCCATATAATTTTAAGATAGAATGTTGTCCCTTTCCCACAGTATCGCTGGCGTGTTGGAAATGTACAATTaatcttttttttgttgttgatctAAATGTACAATTAATTGGGAAAAGAGTTAGTTTAATTGAAGCACAGTCGTGCAAgcaattgtttatttattgaggaaaattaaaataaaatgtttattaatTTGTGGAAAGAATTTCATAAAAGTGATTATCGGTCGAATTTAGGTTGTACGAGAATAAATAAACAACTTTAACTTAATTagaaaaagtaatttataatcaatattttatataaaattattcatctgattcttttttctattatttaattaagtagtttttacatatatttaattttctttttcgtAATTTCATTGTCTTATTGAGATGTGGTTTTTGATTTCTAGCTTTAGTGCGACGTTCATTTGATTTAGATTGATAGATTAGTTTTGATCCTACGCTACTTTAGTGTTTTCATTGTTATGTCTCCCTCCAAAAACATGTACTTGAGAcacttcaattttattatatttttacacTATCTTATTTATAAACATTTGATCGCTATTAATTTATACATAACACCCCTTTAAATTAATATgatctaaattatttatatatatttcgaGTACATCTTTGTATATTTTATAGTAATCTACAACATTTTGCGGTAGACTTTATTGTTGTCGCTATTAATTTGGACGTTGTAAATTTATtcgtaaatttattttttaatttttaataaatttgagtttgtattatatcaatatattttacaatttaaatcaataaatataatttttttagcaaaaaaaaaaaaaaatcactaacaAATTCAAGAAATTTTTCACACTAATAATATAATTACCAAAATATACTGATTATTTTTGTGTGCAGCAATGatatttagatttatttattttcatacttaatCAGCATATCTATTTTTCTACTACATGGTTAGCATATAGAATATATCATGTCATGGGAACTCCAACTCTTACCTCACATTTTTCATACTTATTCGACATATACAAATGGCACTCCAATTCTTAcctcacatttttttttctatttattccCATGAGGCATATCAAGATAGATGTATGGGTTTTCACAGATAATTTTTCATGACATATCAACAAACTATAGCAACGTAAACTTGACAACCACATCAATCAAACCAAATATGGATGGTAGCTTAtactatcaattaattaattgattaatgtgaCATCACGTAACTTAGTTTATATCCATATATTACACTACTTAAACCCCCCAATACCACTACTACTAGCAAACACAAATTGCAATTTCTTTTGACTTATTGCATTTACTTTCTTTCACGTTGAAACAATGACCACCGCCACCACATGGCTCCTCTTCCTTCTTCCAATTCTAATAACCACCGCCATGACATGGCGAGTAACTGCCGCCGGTAACGGACAATGGCAACAACTACAAAAAAACATAGGTATTGTAGCCATGCACATGCAACTTCTTCACAACGACCGCATCGTCATTTTCGACCGAACTGATTTTGGCTTATCCAATCTCTCTTTACCTAATGGAAAGTGTCGTCATGATCCCAAAGAAACAACCGTTAAAACTGATTGCACCGCTCATTCCGTTGAATATGACGTTAAATCCAACACTTTTCGTGCATTGTTTGTTCAAACTGATGTTTGGTGTTCCTCCGGCACGGTGAATCCAAACGGAATACTTATCCAAACCGGTGGCTTCAACGACGGAGACCGTGCCGTCCGAATCTATAATCCTTGTGACGACTGTGATTGGCAAGAATTTGACGGTGGACTTACCGCTCGGAGATGGTATGCCACCGATCATATTTTGCCAGACGGTCGTCAAATTATAATCGGAGGTAGAAAACAATTTAACTATGAGTTTTATCCTAAGAATCACGAGGTTGACAAAAAAGTGTATAATTTACCATTTTTGGATGAGACTAATGACCGTGGTGAAGAGAATAATTTGTAtccttttgtttttcttaatgTTGATGGCAACCTCTTCGTCTTCGCCAACAATAGAGCTATCCTCTTGGATTATACTAAggtagtttttatattttattatattgtttctGAGATTTCGAGTTTTATCACTTGATATAAGACTTAAcacaatatataattattattattctaataATTAAGTCAACTATAAAacgtaatatatatatatatatacacactatgtttcactattattttttaattcaattataaaacgtattttatatgtataaaaataaaataaaaaatgtttaaacatgtatttaatttatatgactATATTTAGTTTTTGCTTTTAGACACTTTATAAAATATAcgtattttgtttttatgtatactgtgatttattttattttattttatctcttttaatatatataaattgttttttagtttttattggaCTAAAATGATCAAACACGtagattaatttcaattaataaaaacaaattttacacaaactaatataaaatgataaatataaaaaaaaattatatatttttaagaatgaaaggatattaaaataatatatatatatatatatatatatttacacggattagatatatatttttgaaataatacaTAATTATATGAATCAATTATCTAGGTGTTTCTAGGGGATGTgactatttaaatatatatgattgatGGTTTATATATCActtgtatataatattaaacttttggatattttggagaaaaaatgttattttaaaataactataacTATATTATTATCACCACATGTTTCATCACTATCAAAAATCAAAtcgttgaaaaaaaaattaaaacgggAAAATatgaaattctttttaaaatttgtatttaaatttattgacaAATAAATTAGAGACGTACTTTTTTTCTGCTATCAATTTTTATTGCtagttaatttttgttttctttctaaaactgtattcacatttaattttattttacatattatatggtaacttaattttttttaactctcgtttatgattaatttttgttaaactTTCTAGCTAGGCTGTCTAAAAATCTGTTTTTACAATAACAATAGATACATATTGTTTATACTTTCCTTGACtcattgttttaatttatttatcacgTATACTATGTAACTTTGTATTTTAATGCATGTCCTCAAAAGTCAAAACCATATGTcaacatattttgttttaatttttgctACGTTGGAGTACTCAtaatgttttaattaaattgtgtttcaaacaTTAATAGAATGCTGTGGTGAGAACATTTCCACAAGTGCCAGGTGGGGAACCTAGGAGTTATCCAAGCACAGGTTCTGGGGTATTGTTAcccttaaaaaatttacaatccAAAGCTGTAGAAGCTGAAGTTTTAATTTGTGGAGGAGCCCCAAAAGGGTCATTTCAGCTAGCAACAAAGAACAAATTTCTTAAAGCTTTAAATACTTGTGTCCGAATCAAAATAACCGACCCGAACCCAAAATGGGTTATGGAGACCATGCCCGGGTCAAGAGTAATGAGTGACATGGTAATGCTTCCAAACGGCAACGTTTTGATAATTAATGGAGCAGGGTCAGGAACCGCCGGGTGGGAATTCGGACGAGACCCGGTTTTGAACCCGGTTCTTTACAAAACGGATAACCCAATTGGATCCCGGTTCGAATTACAAAATCCATCTGAAACGCCAAGAATGTATCATTCCTCAGCGGTTTTGGTTCGTGATGGAAGGGTTCTTGTTGGTGGTAGTAACCCTTACATTGGttacaattttattaatgtgttgTTTCCAACTGAACTTAGTATTGAAGCTTTTTCTCCTTCTTATCTAGAACCTAGATTCGCGA
The genomic region above belongs to Cicer arietinum cultivar CDC Frontier isolate Library 1 chromosome 4, Cicar.CDCFrontier_v2.0, whole genome shotgun sequence and contains:
- the LOC101505879 gene encoding aldehyde oxidase GLOX1-like yields the protein MTTATTWLLFLLPILITTAMTWRVTAAGNGQWQQLQKNIGIVAMHMQLLHNDRIVIFDRTDFGLSNLSLPNGKCRHDPKETTVKTDCTAHSVEYDVKSNTFRALFVQTDVWCSSGTVNPNGILIQTGGFNDGDRAVRIYNPCDDCDWQEFDGGLTARRWYATDHILPDGRQIIIGGRKQFNYEFYPKNHEVDKKVYNLPFLDETNDRGEENNLYPFVFLNVDGNLFVFANNRAILLDYTKNAVVRTFPQVPGGEPRSYPSTGSGVLLPLKNLQSKAVEAEVLICGGAPKGSFQLATKNKFLKALNTCVRIKITDPNPKWVMETMPGSRVMSDMVMLPNGNVLIINGAGSGTAGWEFGRDPVLNPVLYKTDNPIGSRFELQNPSETPRMYHSSAVLVRDGRVLVGGSNPYIGYNFINVLFPTELSIEAFSPSYLEPRFANVRPKIMSHISESQTKLRYGQKLVLRFQVKTTLDRNLLYVTLLAPPFNTHSFSMNQRLLVLEPNKVNNVAGTTYEIVVTIPGSTILAPPGFYMLFVVHKEIPSEGIWIQML